One genomic region from Fimbriimonadia bacterium encodes:
- a CDS encoding ferrous iron transporter B, which produces MLLERAREARQRLGDALHDRVTESLYSEARRIASRAVSVGGKPDLLSRRLDSLLTNRLTGFPVMFLLLVGVFWLTIAGSNFPSALLGTLTTDTLYGMLHAGADRIGAPWWLTGLLIDGVYLAMAWVFSVMLPPMAIFFPLFTLLEDFGYLPRVAFNLDRLFKSVGAHGKQSLTMMMGYGCNAAGIVSTRIIDSPRERLIAIITNNFSICNGRWPLLILMGTIFLGAAAPPALASLIAAGSVVGISLLGVVFAMGVSLFLSRTWLKGEASAFSLELPPYRPPRILQTLYTSLIDRTLIVLKRAMIMAAPAGAVIWLIGNVHVGSDSLAAHLVNLLDPLGLAIGLNGVILLAYVVAIPANEIVIPTIMMLTLTLAKSSLASAGVMTEFESVQTREILTEIGGWTVLTGLNLMLFSLLHNPCSTTLLTIWQETKSLKWTAVSALLPLALGFAVCFLSALVARAIWSL; this is translated from the coding sequence CTGCTGCTGGAGCGAGCGCGCGAAGCACGACAGCGCCTGGGCGATGCGCTGCACGACCGAGTTACCGAGTCTCTGTACTCCGAGGCTCGACGGATCGCCTCTCGAGCAGTATCCGTTGGCGGCAAACCCGATCTGCTCAGTCGTAGGTTGGACTCGCTCTTGACGAACCGCCTAACCGGTTTTCCGGTGATGTTCCTGCTCCTCGTCGGTGTCTTCTGGCTGACTATCGCGGGGTCCAACTTTCCCTCGGCGCTCCTCGGCACCCTTACCACGGACACCCTCTACGGCATGCTGCATGCGGGAGCGGACCGAATTGGTGCTCCGTGGTGGCTCACCGGGCTGCTCATCGACGGCGTGTACTTGGCAATGGCCTGGGTTTTCAGCGTGATGCTTCCTCCGATGGCCATCTTCTTCCCGCTTTTCACGCTGCTCGAGGACTTCGGTTACCTTCCTCGGGTCGCATTCAACCTGGATAGGCTGTTCAAAAGCGTGGGAGCGCACGGCAAGCAGTCGTTGACGATGATGATGGGCTACGGGTGCAACGCAGCAGGCATCGTTTCCACACGCATCATAGACAGCCCTCGTGAGCGGTTGATCGCCATCATTACGAACAACTTCTCGATCTGCAACGGGCGTTGGCCTCTGCTGATCCTCATGGGCACGATCTTCTTGGGGGCGGCTGCGCCTCCCGCACTCGCGTCTCTGATCGCCGCCGGAAGCGTGGTGGGCATCTCACTTCTGGGCGTGGTCTTTGCCATGGGCGTATCGCTCTTCCTTTCGCGGACGTGGCTGAAGGGTGAAGCGTCGGCATTCAGCCTGGAGCTCCCGCCATACCGTCCACCGCGCATCCTTCAGACCCTCTACACCTCTCTCATAGACCGCACGCTCATCGTGCTGAAGCGGGCAATGATCATGGCAGCACCCGCGGGAGCCGTGATCTGGCTGATCGGTAACGTGCACGTCGGCAGCGATTCGCTCGCGGCGCATCTAGTCAACCTGCTAGACCCCCTCGGACTCGCCATAGGATTGAACGGAGTGATCCTATTGGCCTACGTGGTGGCGATACCAGCGAACGAGATCGTCATCCCGACCATCATGATGCTCACGCTGACCCTCGCGAAATCCTCGCTGGCGTCGGCGGGAGTGATGACGGAGTTCGAAAGCGTCCAGACCCGTGAGATACTGACTGAAATAGGGGGCTGGACGGTGCTCACCGGATTGAACCTGATGCTGTTCAGCTTGCTTCACAATCCCTGCAGCACGACGCTGCTTACCATTTGGCAGGAGACCAAGAGCCTTAAGTGGACCGCCGTGTCTGCTCTGTTGCCCCTTGCGCTCGGCTTCGCGGTCTGTTTCCTAAGCGCACTGGTTGCCAGGGCCATCTGGTCGCTCTGA
- a CDS encoding 50S ribosome-binding GTPase encodes MHDAATCGTCRACEPLDLLRFGLDTAAYDHVIALAGNPNTGKSTLFNALTGLRQHVGNWPGKTVVRAEGAFRYQGAKYKVVDLPGTYSLLSYSVDEEVARDFILFGRPSVTIVVTDATCLERNLNLVLQVLEITDRAVVALNLVDEAERQGIRVDASTLSEDLGVPAIPIAARYRRGLPELLQATHAVATGIARLSPKRLRYTDDRLEEAIAKLEQEVLQIFPDLPNARWVALRLLEGDESVLQEVRNGTLGRLTHSTAPQNRTELRVL; translated from the coding sequence ATGCATGATGCGGCAACCTGTGGCACATGCAGAGCATGCGAGCCGCTCGACCTCCTTCGGTTCGGTCTCGATACTGCTGCGTACGACCACGTGATCGCGCTGGCCGGGAACCCTAACACGGGAAAGAGCACGCTGTTCAACGCCCTTACCGGACTCCGACAGCACGTCGGCAACTGGCCAGGCAAGACCGTGGTGCGAGCCGAAGGTGCCTTTCGCTATCAGGGTGCGAAGTACAAGGTAGTGGACCTCCCAGGCACTTATTCGCTGCTGTCGTACAGCGTTGACGAGGAAGTGGCACGCGACTTCATTCTGTTCGGAAGGCCGAGCGTCACGATTGTCGTGACCGACGCTACCTGCCTGGAGCGCAACCTGAACCTAGTCCTGCAGGTGCTAGAAATCACGGACCGCGCCGTGGTCGCACTCAATCTGGTGGACGAGGCTGAGCGCCAAGGCATACGGGTGGACGCCTCTACACTTTCCGAGGACCTCGGCGTGCCGGCGATCCCGATCGCAGCACGATACCGCCGTGGCCTCCCCGAGCTATTACAGGCCACTCACGCAGTTGCGACTGGGATAGCTCGGCTCTCGCCGAAGCGCCTACGCTACACCGACGATCGACTAGAGGAGGCAATCGCCAAGCTGGAACAAGAGGTTCTCCAGATATTCCCCGACCTACCGAACGCGCGATGGGTGGCACTGCGCCTTCTGGAAGGCGATGAAAGCGTGTTGCAGGAAGTACGCAACGGGACGCTGGGGCGCCTCACCCACTCCACCGCGCCTCAGAATCGCACGGAACTGAGGGTGCTGTGA
- a CDS encoding ferrous iron transport protein A — translation MAGSFTLDRLAPGESARVVSLSSEGPERRRLLDLGLLPGVQIKASLRSPLGDPTAYEVRGALIALRREQAAKITVEPLEVTADA, via the coding sequence ATGGCCGGTAGTTTCACCCTCGACCGCCTGGCGCCCGGCGAGTCTGCCCGTGTCGTGTCGCTCTCCAGTGAAGGGCCGGAAAGGCGACGGCTGCTGGACCTCGGTCTCCTTCCCGGTGTCCAGATCAAGGCGAGTCTGCGGAGCCCACTCGGCGACCCGACCGCATACGAAGTGCGGGGCGCGCTGATAGCCCTACGCAGAGAACAGGCTGCGAAAATCACCGTCGAGCCGTTGGAGGTGACAGCCGATGCATGA
- a CDS encoding metal-dependent transcriptional regulator, translating into MTQSSPSPAVQDYVKAIYKLERVGGKVSTAKVAERLGTSPAAVSKMLKTLSQAGLAHHKPYMGVRLTARGEAVALEVIRHHRLLELYLHDVLGYSWDEVHDEAERLEHHISEEFEARIDRLLNYPTIDPHGSPIPTTDGRVEPPPGTPLADAEPGDRLVVRRVRDDNPEMLRFLASLGLRLGTVLRVVDKQPFNGPLTLEVGKKQVALGREPASQVYVEATDGR; encoded by the coding sequence ATGACACAGTCGTCGCCATCGCCTGCCGTTCAGGACTACGTGAAAGCCATCTACAAACTCGAGCGCGTGGGGGGCAAGGTCTCGACCGCGAAGGTCGCCGAGCGTCTCGGTACCTCTCCGGCAGCCGTCTCCAAGATGCTGAAGACTCTTTCACAAGCCGGCCTGGCGCATCACAAGCCCTACATGGGGGTGCGCCTGACCGCACGAGGCGAGGCAGTCGCCCTAGAAGTCATCCGCCACCACCGCCTCTTGGAGCTGTATCTCCACGATGTGCTCGGCTACTCTTGGGACGAGGTGCACGACGAAGCCGAACGTCTCGAGCACCATATCTCTGAAGAGTTCGAGGCGCGCATTGACCGCCTGCTCAACTATCCGACCATAGACCCGCACGGCTCGCCCATCCCCACCACGGATGGGCGCGTGGAGCCGCCGCCGGGCACACCTTTGGCCGATGCCGAGCCAGGAGACCGCCTCGTGGTCCGGCGCGTCCGCGACGACAATCCGGAGATGCTTCGCTTCTTGGCCTCGCTCGGCCTTCGTCTCGGCACGGTCCTCCGCGTGGTAGACAAGCAGCCGTTCAACGGTCCGCTCACACTCGAGGTAGGGAAGAAGCAGGTTGCTCTCGGGCGCGAGCCCGCCTCTCAAGTGTATGTGGAGGCGACGGATGGCCGGTAG
- a CDS encoding caspase family protein: MGARRLLTLILVLVLALPAAVSGQEPWVAPYLEGLKAAKEKDWGTARGAFEAAIAIRAEDSGSQVWFKRGPTQRDLWRGGAPYTPNFAAAYCTYRLAVESGDGAVARSHYEDAAKRLAALLSKEQFAPLIYSLLVASYTAMGDEAKKTEVLSDYAQKRAANLLKVRVDTEFVLPEDLAATKKLNGTPQTGSGETTGPKPAVPSDLATAGPVPFNPLKHAILIGNSRYHGSIGDVPNAINDCYLMRDALTKHAGYDPANVVILAEPTYEEMLAGVQQFAAKLPPGAIVFFFYTGAGRVNTADKVDYLIPNGAPNRDAFSSFVRKNDLLYMFVGKAERTIAVFQVDRLQEPNGMCFGDDLPVGGSIAYVRACMTGERCQTKLTASGINGLWASAAAWVLENRMRGPRIAIESFCWEILDRVLSVNTGARAESRQTPLLPNYSLLSQDATF, encoded by the coding sequence ATGGGTGCGCGTAGACTGCTGACGCTGATCTTGGTGCTCGTGCTGGCGCTGCCGGCGGCGGTGTCTGGTCAAGAGCCTTGGGTTGCTCCCTACCTCGAAGGCCTGAAGGCCGCCAAGGAGAAGGATTGGGGCACGGCACGTGGAGCCTTCGAGGCTGCCATAGCCATTCGAGCCGAAGACTCCGGCAGCCAGGTTTGGTTCAAGCGAGGGCCTACCCAGCGCGACCTTTGGCGGGGCGGGGCGCCCTACACCCCCAACTTCGCCGCGGCGTATTGCACCTATCGCCTGGCAGTCGAGAGCGGAGACGGTGCCGTGGCCCGGTCGCACTATGAAGACGCTGCGAAACGTTTGGCTGCCCTGCTTTCCAAAGAGCAGTTCGCTCCGCTGATCTACTCCCTACTTGTCGCGTCGTACACGGCGATGGGCGATGAGGCCAAGAAGACCGAAGTCCTCTCCGATTACGCCCAGAAGCGAGCGGCCAATCTGCTAAAGGTCCGAGTCGATACCGAGTTCGTGCTCCCCGAAGACCTCGCCGCGACGAAGAAGTTGAACGGTACGCCGCAGACCGGGAGCGGGGAAACCACGGGGCCGAAACCCGCTGTGCCGAGCGACCTGGCCACGGCGGGACCCGTGCCGTTCAACCCCCTCAAACACGCGATTCTCATCGGCAACTCGCGCTATCACGGCTCCATCGGCGACGTGCCCAACGCCATCAACGATTGCTACCTCATGCGTGATGCGCTGACGAAGCACGCAGGCTATGACCCCGCGAACGTGGTGATCCTGGCCGAACCGACATACGAGGAGATGCTGGCCGGCGTACAGCAATTCGCCGCCAAGCTTCCCCCTGGGGCCATCGTCTTCTTCTTCTACACGGGGGCAGGCAGGGTCAACACGGCCGACAAGGTGGACTATCTGATCCCCAACGGCGCACCCAATCGAGACGCATTCAGTTCCTTCGTTCGAAAGAACGATCTCCTGTACATGTTCGTAGGAAAGGCGGAGAGGACGATCGCGGTGTTTCAGGTGGATCGGTTGCAGGAGCCGAACGGCATGTGCTTCGGCGACGATCTGCCTGTCGGAGGTTCGATCGCATACGTGCGAGCCTGCATGACCGGCGAGCGGTGTCAGACGAAGCTGACCGCGAGCGGCATCAATGGCCTCTGGGCTTCTGCCGCGGCCTGGGTTCTGGAAAACCGGATGCGGGGCCCGCGGATCGCCATAGAGAGCTTTTGCTGGGAGATACTCGACCGCGTGCTGTCTGTGAACACGGGGGCGAGGGCGGAGTCGCGTCAGACGCCGTTGCTCCCGAACTACTCGCTGCTCTCGCAGGACGCAACGTTCTGA